Proteins encoded by one window of Dreissena polymorpha isolate Duluth1 chromosome 11, UMN_Dpol_1.0, whole genome shotgun sequence:
- the LOC127850284 gene encoding apolipoprotein D-like: protein MAEYSLKRDGSVKVKNTSYREMLGGYNSIVGQAQVFDPREPAKLGVRFFPGTPLGNYWVLETDYYQYSVVWSCRQLDRFFNSQNCWILKRRPGPLPAPVLKRIYSMLNFYGINPDFFIVSDQTRCPGRY from the exons ATGGCAGAGTACAGTCTGAAACGCGACGGGTCTGTCAAGGTCAAAAACACCTCATATAGAGAAAT GTTGGGTGGTTACAACTCTATTGTGGGACAGGCTCAGGTCTTCGACCCTCGAGAACCCGCTAAGCTGGGCGTCCGCTTCTTTCCGG GTACGCCCCTAGGAAACTACTGGGTGTTGGAGACGGATTATTACCAGTACTCCGTGGTCTGGTCATGCAGGCAGCTGGATCGCTTCTTCAATAGCC AAAACTGCTGGATCCTCAAAAGACGTCCCGGGCCCCTTCCGGCCCCTGTTCTTAAACGGATCTACTCCATGCTAAATTTCTATGGAATCAACCCGGACTTCTTTATCGTCAGTGATCAGACCCGCTGTCCAGGCCGCTACTAG